One Streptomyces sp. SAI-135 DNA segment encodes these proteins:
- a CDS encoding PP2C family protein-serine/threonine phosphatase — MPEAGEDQLHQFLADSANRTVDLTTAMARCTKALGLRHSVAYLADIQQRHLVPLTDVTATLPIDDSLAGWTYRTQSLRVEPADSGAMVAWFPLLDGAERLGVLAVHSPSLTAASLNRGKALATLVAMMVTSRRTFKDSYVQRTRTERMQLPSEMLRAFLPPRTIGNTRVVSTAVLEPAYEIGGDAFAHALTETTLHATVLDAMGHDLASGLTSALSLAACRNARRVGAELPELAQTVDDALAQWLPNQFCTGVLAQLDLASGVLRWYNCGHPAPLLIRDQRLIEGALERDADPPLGLPSLLGDRGRTIHEVTLRPGDRVLLYTDGVTEARTHDGELFGLQRFADYVIRATAAGELAPESLRRLIHSILDAETSRLRDDATIMLVEWQPRTQ; from the coding sequence ATGCCCGAGGCCGGTGAGGACCAGTTGCACCAGTTCCTGGCCGACTCGGCCAACCGGACCGTCGACCTCACCACCGCCATGGCCCGCTGCACCAAGGCCCTCGGGTTGCGTCACTCGGTGGCCTACCTCGCCGACATCCAGCAACGTCACCTGGTCCCGCTGACCGATGTGACCGCGACGCTCCCCATCGACGACTCCCTGGCCGGCTGGACGTACCGCACCCAGTCCCTGCGAGTCGAGCCCGCGGACTCCGGCGCGATGGTGGCCTGGTTCCCCTTGCTGGACGGCGCCGAACGACTGGGAGTCCTGGCCGTCCACTCCCCCTCCCTCACCGCCGCCTCCCTGAATCGCGGCAAGGCCCTGGCCACCCTCGTGGCGATGATGGTCACCTCCCGGCGCACCTTCAAGGACTCCTACGTCCAGCGCACCCGCACCGAACGCATGCAACTGCCCTCCGAGATGCTGCGCGCCTTCCTGCCGCCCCGGACGATCGGCAACACACGCGTGGTCTCCACGGCCGTCCTCGAACCCGCCTACGAGATCGGCGGCGACGCCTTCGCCCACGCCCTCACCGAGACGACGCTGCACGCCACCGTCCTCGACGCCATGGGGCACGACCTCGCCTCCGGCCTGACCAGTGCCCTCTCCCTCGCGGCCTGCCGCAACGCCCGCCGCGTCGGAGCCGAACTGCCCGAACTGGCACAGACCGTGGACGACGCCCTGGCCCAATGGCTGCCCAACCAGTTCTGCACCGGCGTCCTCGCCCAACTGGATCTCGCCTCGGGCGTTCTGCGGTGGTACAACTGCGGACACCCCGCCCCCTTGCTCATCCGGGACCAACGGCTGATCGAGGGTGCCTTGGAGAGAGACGCCGACCCTCCGCTGGGACTGCCGTCCCTGCTCGGCGACCGCGGCCGCACGATCCACGAGGTGACACTGCGACCGGGCGACCGGGTCCTGCTCTACACCGACGGTGTCACCGAGGCCCGCACCCACGACGGGGAGTTGTTCGGGCTCCAGCGGTTCGCCGACTACGTCATCCGCGCAACCGCCGCGGGAGAGCTGGCCCCGGAGAGCCTGCGGCGGCTGATCCACTCGATCCTGGACGCGGAGACCAGCCGGCTCCGGGACGACGCGACCATCATGCTGGTGGAGTGGCAACCGCGTACGCAGTGA
- a CDS encoding extracellular solute-binding protein, with amino-acid sequence MRVARFRRTRRASAAALVSALTLTALAACGTSSSSDDSDGSQGNGASDPSAPLDPKTKVTITIDCMPPTAKAAELKEWKEDVAEFNKTYPNVTIEGRSTPGQCLEPARFTAMLKAKSQPDVFYTYFTDLDQVLSENGAADISAYVSDKSVPALKDIDPNVLGQLKKDGKLYGLPTSNYTMGLLINRKLFKQAGLDPDSPPRTWDEVRSAAKKIADLGDGIAGFGEYSAGNTGGWHFTAQLYSRGGNIVDASGKKAAFNDTLGKQVAENLHAMRWEDDSMGKTQLLKWGDLQKQIATDKLGMYLAAPDDIAYMVQQLGATYENFGMGPIPGGQSTLAGGNNYMIKQGISGDKIKAAIAWLNFKNLTVGKGQFDWERTKADKLPVGVPQPNFWLNESKTKDDAARQANATMPVANFKTFMDNPVPGKAEPPKAQEIYKVLDNVMSGILTNKNADVDKLLATAESQVNQVLANQ; translated from the coding sequence ATGAGAGTTGCCCGGTTCCGTCGTACGCGTCGCGCCAGCGCGGCCGCCCTTGTCTCCGCGCTCACCCTGACCGCCCTGGCCGCCTGCGGCACCAGCAGCAGCAGCGACGACAGCGACGGCTCCCAGGGGAACGGAGCGAGCGACCCGTCCGCCCCGCTGGACCCCAAGACGAAGGTGACCATCACCATCGACTGCATGCCTCCGACCGCGAAGGCGGCCGAGCTGAAGGAGTGGAAGGAGGACGTCGCCGAGTTCAACAAGACGTACCCCAACGTCACCATCGAGGGACGCTCCACTCCCGGCCAGTGCCTGGAGCCCGCCCGCTTCACCGCCATGCTGAAGGCCAAGTCGCAACCGGACGTCTTCTACACCTACTTCACCGACCTGGACCAGGTGCTCTCCGAGAACGGCGCCGCAGACATCAGCGCGTACGTCAGCGACAAGTCGGTGCCGGCGCTCAAGGACATCGACCCCAACGTGCTCGGCCAGCTCAAGAAGGACGGCAAGCTCTACGGTCTGCCCACCAGCAACTACACGATGGGCCTGCTCATCAACCGCAAGCTGTTCAAGCAGGCCGGCCTCGACCCCGACAGTCCGCCGCGTACCTGGGACGAGGTCCGTTCCGCCGCCAAGAAGATCGCCGACCTGGGCGACGGTATCGCGGGATTCGGTGAGTACAGTGCCGGCAACACCGGCGGCTGGCACTTCACCGCCCAGCTCTACAGCCGGGGCGGGAACATCGTCGACGCGAGCGGCAAGAAAGCCGCCTTCAACGACACCCTCGGCAAGCAGGTCGCCGAGAACCTCCACGCCATGCGCTGGGAGGACGACAGCATGGGCAAGACCCAGTTGCTGAAGTGGGGCGACCTCCAGAAGCAGATCGCCACCGACAAGCTCGGCATGTACCTCGCCGCCCCGGACGACATCGCGTACATGGTCCAGCAACTCGGCGCCACGTACGAGAACTTCGGCATGGGCCCGATCCCCGGCGGACAGAGCACCCTCGCCGGCGGCAACAACTACATGATCAAGCAGGGCATCTCCGGCGACAAGATCAAGGCCGCGATCGCCTGGCTCAACTTCAAGAACCTCACCGTCGGCAAGGGCCAGTTCGACTGGGAGCGGACCAAGGCCGACAAGCTCCCGGTCGGTGTGCCGCAGCCCAACTTCTGGCTCAACGAGTCCAAGACCAAGGACGACGCCGCGCGCCAGGCGAACGCCACCATGCCGGTCGCCAACTTCAAGACGTTCATGGACAACCCGGTGCCGGGCAAGGCCGAGCCGCCGAAGGCGCAGGAGATCTACAAGGTCCTCGACAACGTCATGTCCGGCATCCTCACCAACAAGAACGCCGACGTCGACAAGCTGCTTGCCACCGCCGAGTCGCAGGTCAACCAGGTCCTGGCCAACCAGTGA
- a CDS encoding carbohydrate ABC transporter permease, translating into MSTRTLISPATLARPKGKAVYWTVFAVVVAGFTLAFLGPLYWLVSSGFKDTQEVVQTPPTLVPKSFTPDSYSRAWDVMDLSSLLFNTLYYAFGALAFQLVLDVAAAYSLSKLRPVLGKAILGMMLATLMIPATVLVVPQYLTVLDVPLVERNLLNSPWVIWLPSVTNAFNIFLLKRFFDSIPQELLDAASMDGAGPLRTLWSIVLPISRPILGVVSIFAVVGVWKDFLWPMLTLPDPAKQTLNVGIYSLSNGVPVNVLIAALTIASIPTLLIFLVFQRNIMSGLTAGGLKG; encoded by the coding sequence ATGTCGACACGCACACTCATCTCGCCCGCAACCCTCGCCAGGCCGAAGGGCAAGGCGGTGTACTGGACGGTCTTCGCCGTGGTCGTCGCCGGATTCACGCTGGCCTTCCTCGGACCGCTCTACTGGCTCGTCTCCAGCGGCTTCAAGGACACCCAGGAGGTCGTCCAGACCCCGCCCACCCTGGTGCCGAAGAGCTTCACACCGGACAGCTACAGCCGCGCCTGGGACGTCATGGACCTGTCCTCCCTGCTGTTCAACACCCTGTACTACGCGTTCGGCGCCCTCGCCTTCCAGCTCGTCCTGGACGTGGCGGCCGCCTACTCGCTGTCCAAGCTGCGTCCCGTCCTGGGCAAGGCGATCCTGGGCATGATGCTCGCGACGCTGATGATCCCCGCCACCGTGCTCGTCGTCCCCCAGTACCTGACGGTTCTCGACGTGCCGCTCGTGGAGCGCAACCTGCTGAACTCACCCTGGGTGATCTGGCTGCCGTCCGTCACCAACGCCTTCAACATCTTCCTGCTGAAGCGCTTCTTCGACTCCATACCGCAGGAACTGCTCGACGCCGCCTCCATGGACGGCGCCGGCCCGCTGCGCACCCTGTGGTCCATCGTGCTGCCGATCTCCCGCCCCATCCTGGGCGTGGTCTCGATCTTCGCGGTCGTCGGAGTCTGGAAGGATTTCTTGTGGCCGATGCTCACCCTGCCCGACCCCGCCAAGCAGACCCTGAACGTCGGTATCTACTCCCTGTCCAACGGCGTCCCCGTCAACGTACTGATCGCGGCGCTGACCATCGCCTCGATACCGACACTGCTGATCTTCCTGGTCTTCCAGCGCAACATCATGAGCGGCCTGACCGCCGGAGGCCTCAAAGGCTGA
- a CDS encoding sugar ABC transporter permease — translation MSAPSLTPSKAGPSRPPEPRAAGPSTRGGSFANSLRRNLTAHGFLIGAVLCFLVFSWYPMIREFLLAFQKTESGQTTWVGLDNLETVFNDPAFWQAWRNTLLFTVLALIFGFAVPFVAAVVINEFRHGQGYLRLLVYLPVMLPPVASVLLFKYLYDPGYGLLNEVFGFFGVPAQQWLQDPDLSMLSVVIAATWMNMGGATLIYLAALQGVPGELYEAAELDGAGLLRKIWHITIPQTRLILSLMLLMQIIATMQVFVEPFLLTGGAGPEGSTTTVVYLIYQYAFNFNNYGAAAALGLLLLVLLAGFSALYVKLSRAEDK, via the coding sequence ATGTCGGCCCCGAGCCTGACCCCGAGCAAGGCGGGACCCTCCCGCCCTCCCGAGCCGCGCGCGGCGGGCCCATCGACCCGCGGCGGCTCCTTCGCCAACAGCCTCAGGCGCAACCTGACGGCCCACGGCTTCCTCATCGGAGCCGTGCTGTGTTTCCTGGTGTTCTCCTGGTACCCGATGATCCGGGAGTTCCTGCTCGCCTTCCAGAAGACCGAGAGCGGACAGACGACCTGGGTCGGCCTCGACAACCTCGAAACCGTCTTCAACGACCCGGCGTTCTGGCAGGCCTGGCGCAACACGCTCCTGTTCACCGTCCTCGCGCTGATCTTCGGCTTCGCGGTGCCGTTCGTCGCCGCCGTGGTCATCAACGAGTTCCGGCACGGGCAGGGCTACCTCAGGCTGCTCGTCTATCTGCCCGTGATGCTGCCGCCCGTCGCCTCGGTGCTGCTCTTCAAGTACCTCTACGACCCCGGATACGGCCTGCTCAACGAGGTGTTCGGGTTCTTCGGGGTGCCCGCGCAGCAGTGGCTCCAGGATCCCGACCTGTCCATGCTCTCCGTCGTCATCGCAGCGACCTGGATGAACATGGGCGGCGCCACCCTGATCTACCTCGCGGCGCTCCAGGGCGTCCCGGGCGAACTGTACGAGGCGGCGGAACTCGACGGTGCCGGCCTGCTCCGCAAGATCTGGCACATCACCATCCCGCAGACCCGGCTCATCCTCTCACTGATGCTGCTCATGCAGATCATCGCGACGATGCAGGTCTTCGTCGAACCCTTCCTCCTGACCGGCGGCGCCGGCCCCGAAGGCTCCACGACCACCGTCGTCTACCTGATCTACCAGTACGCGTTCAACTTCAACAACTACGGCGCCGCGGCGGCGCTCGGCCTGCTGCTCCTCGTCCTGCTCGCCGGATTCTCGGCGCTCTACGTGAAGCTCAGCCGCGCCGAGGACAAGTAG
- a CDS encoding glycoside hydrolase family 13 protein: protein MAAPHAPGPDLWWRDAVIYQVYPRSFADGDGDGTGDLAGVRARLPYLAELGVDAVWFTPWYASPLVDGGYDVADYRTIDPAFGTLAEAEKLIAEAAAVGIRVIVDIVPNHVSNQHAWFQAALAAGPGSPERERFHFRPGRGEHGELPPNNWPSQFSGPTWTRVPDGEWYLHLFTPEQPDLNWSHPEVRQEHEDVLRFWFERGVAGVRIDSAALLAKDPALADFVEDVDPHPYIDQDELHDIYRSWRAVADEYGGVFVGEVWLPDAERFARYLRPDELHTAFNFNFLACPWEPDRLRRTIDNTLAEHAPVGAPATWVLCNHDVTRTVTRYGREDTGFDFAAKRFGTPTDLALGTRRARAAALLTLALPGSVYLYQGEELGLPEADIPLDRIQDPMHFRSGGVDPGRDGCRVPLPWEAQAPAYGFGTGAAPWLPQPEDWAPYAVDRQSGDPRSMLTLYREALRIRRSEPAFGHGPMQWLPAEVGVLAFARPGGPICVVNLSEAPVDLPVAGEVLLSSGPLESDGKLPSDTAVWLRTA from the coding sequence GTGGCAGCCCCTCACGCACCCGGCCCCGACCTCTGGTGGCGCGACGCCGTCATCTACCAGGTGTACCCCCGCAGCTTCGCCGACGGCGACGGCGACGGCACCGGTGACCTCGCGGGCGTCCGGGCGAGACTGCCCTACCTCGCCGAACTCGGCGTCGACGCCGTGTGGTTCACCCCGTGGTACGCCTCGCCCCTCGTCGACGGCGGTTACGACGTCGCCGACTACCGCACCATCGACCCCGCCTTCGGCACCCTCGCCGAGGCCGAGAAGCTGATCGCCGAGGCCGCCGCGGTCGGTATCCGCGTCATCGTCGACATCGTCCCCAACCACGTGTCCAACCAGCACGCCTGGTTCCAGGCGGCCCTGGCCGCCGGCCCCGGCAGCCCGGAGCGGGAGCGGTTCCACTTCCGCCCCGGACGCGGCGAGCACGGGGAACTGCCCCCGAACAACTGGCCCTCCCAGTTCTCGGGCCCCACCTGGACGCGCGTCCCGGACGGCGAGTGGTACCTGCACCTGTTCACCCCCGAGCAGCCCGATCTCAACTGGTCCCACCCCGAGGTCCGCCAGGAGCACGAGGACGTGCTGCGCTTCTGGTTCGAGCGCGGTGTCGCCGGTGTTCGCATCGATTCCGCCGCGCTGCTCGCCAAGGATCCCGCGCTCGCCGACTTCGTGGAGGACGTGGACCCCCACCCGTACATCGACCAGGACGAGCTCCACGACATCTACCGGTCCTGGCGTGCCGTGGCCGACGAGTACGGCGGCGTCTTCGTCGGCGAGGTGTGGCTGCCCGACGCCGAGCGCTTCGCCCGCTATCTGCGCCCCGACGAGCTCCACACCGCGTTCAACTTCAACTTCCTCGCCTGCCCCTGGGAGCCGGACCGGCTGCGGCGCACCATCGACAACACCCTCGCCGAGCATGCCCCTGTCGGAGCTCCCGCGACCTGGGTGCTGTGCAATCACGACGTCACCCGCACCGTCACCCGCTACGGCCGCGAGGACACCGGGTTCGACTTCGCCGCCAAGCGTTTCGGCACCCCCACGGACCTCGCACTGGGGACGCGTCGTGCCCGGGCCGCCGCCCTGCTGACCCTGGCCCTGCCCGGTTCGGTCTACCTCTACCAGGGCGAGGAACTGGGCCTGCCCGAGGCCGACATCCCCCTCGACCGTATCCAGGACCCCATGCACTTCCGCTCCGGCGGCGTCGATCCCGGCCGCGACGGCTGCCGGGTCCCGCTGCCGTGGGAGGCGCAGGCCCCCGCCTACGGTTTCGGCACGGGGGCCGCGCCCTGGCTGCCGCAGCCCGAGGACTGGGCGCCGTACGCGGTGGACCGCCAGAGCGGTGACCCGCGGTCGATGCTCACGCTCTACCGCGAGGCGCTGCGCATCCGGCGCTCCGAGCCGGCCTTCGGCCACGGGCCGATGCAGTGGCTGCCCGCCGAGGTGGGAGTGCTGGCCTTCGCCCGTCCCGGGGGACCGATCTGCGTGGTCAACCTGTCCGAGGCGCCCGTCGATCTGCCGGTGGCCGGCGAAGTGCTCCTGTCCAGCGGCCCGTTGGAGAGCGACGGCAAGCTGCCGTCGGACACGGCCGTCTGGCTGCGGACCGCCTGA
- a CDS encoding glycosyl hydrolase family 28-related protein produces MSSRRVRTHTGTRTTAVLCALLTLGSVAGTTAAAAPGGSHDGRGNRPVLTRAGLEPALVAGRGADVDFDEQEAENVTTNGTVIGPDRTPYTLASEASGRKAVKLSPGQYVEFVLPRAANALNLRYSIPDAPGGGGITAPLDVSVAGRHRTTMTLTSQYSWLYNQYPFTNDPDADLLHPDWWIAECSCVPSATTPAPRIDKPFRPTHFYDEQRLLLGRTYRAGDVVRLTVPTGSGAAWTVVDLFDTQLVGAPKTVRGGVDVRAFGADPSGRRDAAPAIERAIAFARRADRPVYLPPGTFQVNRHIEVDDVTLTGAGSWYTILKGRQVTLDTPAPDGSRHTGVGLYGRSAADGGSRNVHLSGFAIEGDVRERVDTDQVNAIGGAMSDSTINGLYLHHTKVGLWFDGPMRDLRVSDNVIVDQIADALNFHTGVTGSNVHNNFVRNSGDDGLAMWSQTTADTGNTFSHNTVQSPTLANGIAVYGGRDNTVSGNLVADPVREGSALHVGSRFGSEPFGGYLRFQDNTTVRAGTLDLNWRIGLGALWFYALDRSIDADIRVTGDHYLDSTHNAIMLVSEYGVKDLYDIPAVHFKDIRVDGTGNSVVSARTKGSATFENVDARNVGAVGVNNCGSFNFPTSGSEFTLTDLGGNDGGWLADWLLPNTITCDDRPPVVPPPAPSRW; encoded by the coding sequence ATGTCCTCCAGACGCGTCCGCACACACACCGGCACGAGAACCACCGCCGTGCTCTGCGCACTCCTCACCCTCGGCTCGGTGGCAGGCACCACGGCCGCCGCCGCACCCGGCGGGTCGCACGACGGCCGCGGCAACCGCCCGGTGCTGACCCGGGCGGGGCTGGAGCCGGCGCTGGTCGCCGGGCGCGGCGCGGACGTGGACTTCGACGAGCAGGAAGCCGAGAACGTCACCACCAACGGAACCGTCATCGGCCCCGACCGCACCCCGTACACGCTCGCGTCGGAGGCGTCCGGGCGCAAGGCCGTCAAACTGTCCCCCGGACAGTACGTCGAGTTCGTCCTGCCACGCGCCGCGAACGCTCTCAACCTGCGCTACAGCATCCCCGACGCACCTGGGGGTGGCGGGATCACCGCCCCCCTCGACGTGAGCGTCGCCGGCCGGCACCGCACGACGATGACGCTCACCTCGCAGTACTCCTGGCTGTACAACCAGTACCCCTTCACCAACGACCCCGACGCCGACCTCCTGCACCCCGACTGGTGGATCGCCGAGTGCTCCTGCGTTCCGTCGGCCACCACACCGGCCCCGCGGATCGACAAGCCGTTCCGCCCCACCCACTTCTACGACGAGCAGCGTCTGCTCCTCGGCCGCACCTACCGTGCGGGTGACGTCGTACGGCTGACGGTTCCCACCGGCAGCGGCGCGGCCTGGACCGTCGTGGACCTGTTCGACACCCAGCTGGTGGGCGCGCCGAAGACCGTCCGCGGCGGCGTGGACGTCCGGGCCTTCGGAGCGGACCCCAGCGGACGACGGGACGCGGCACCCGCCATCGAGCGGGCCATCGCGTTCGCCCGCCGCGCCGACCGGCCCGTCTACCTTCCGCCGGGCACTTTCCAGGTCAACCGGCACATCGAGGTCGACGACGTCACCCTCACCGGTGCGGGCAGTTGGTACACGATCCTCAAGGGGCGCCAGGTCACCCTGGACACGCCCGCGCCCGACGGGTCCCGGCACACCGGTGTAGGGCTGTACGGCAGGAGCGCGGCGGACGGCGGCAGCCGCAATGTCCACCTGTCCGGCTTCGCGATCGAGGGCGACGTCCGGGAACGGGTCGACACCGATCAGGTCAACGCGATCGGCGGAGCCATGAGCGACTCCACCATCAACGGCCTGTACCTGCACCACACCAAGGTGGGGTTGTGGTTCGACGGCCCCATGCGTGACCTCCGCGTCAGCGACAACGTGATCGTCGACCAGATCGCCGACGCCCTGAACTTCCACACCGGCGTGACGGGTTCGAACGTGCACAACAACTTCGTCCGCAACTCGGGCGACGACGGTCTGGCGATGTGGTCGCAGACAACGGCCGACACCGGCAACACCTTCTCCCACAACACGGTGCAGTCCCCGACGCTCGCCAACGGCATCGCGGTCTACGGGGGCCGCGACAACACCGTCAGCGGCAACCTCGTCGCCGACCCGGTGCGCGAGGGCAGCGCCCTGCACGTCGGCTCACGCTTCGGCTCCGAGCCGTTCGGCGGGTACCTGCGTTTCCAGGACAACACCACCGTCCGGGCCGGCACCCTCGACCTCAACTGGCGGATCGGTCTGGGCGCCCTCTGGTTCTACGCCCTGGACCGCTCCATCGACGCCGACATCCGGGTCACCGGAGACCACTACCTCGACAGCACCCACAACGCGATCATGCTGGTCAGCGAGTACGGGGTGAAGGACCTCTACGACATCCCCGCGGTGCACTTCAAGGACATCCGCGTCGACGGCACCGGCAACTCGGTCGTCAGCGCCCGTACGAAGGGGTCCGCGACCTTCGAGAACGTGGACGCACGCAATGTCGGCGCGGTGGGCGTGAACAACTGCGGCTCCTTCAACTTCCCGACGAGCGGATCGGAGTTCACGCTCACCGACCTCGGGGGCAACGACGGGGGCTGGCTGGCCGACTGGCTGCTGCCGAACACCATCACCTGCGACGACCGGCCGCCTGTGGTGCCGCCGCCGGCGCCCTCCCGCTGGTGA
- a CDS encoding ABATE domain-containing protein encodes MRNVKESPTDQLGLPPAQGEEEHLSLALANSAIVLTGGHTVDLLGTPAQANHWLTERGLAPVDAGMREMCATQLRSLREQIRSLFAARAEGLAALPAAIRAVNDAMTRVPTAPLLQWDDKTGPYRSTPHPTTAIVDHALATLAADAADLLTGPDADRLTACGSAPCNRYLLRHGRRHWCSTRCGDRARAARAYARRTASP; translated from the coding sequence ATGAGAAACGTGAAAGAGTCCCCGACTGACCAGCTCGGTCTGCCGCCCGCTCAGGGCGAGGAGGAGCACCTCTCCCTCGCCCTCGCCAACAGCGCGATCGTGCTGACGGGCGGGCACACGGTCGATCTTCTGGGCACCCCCGCGCAGGCGAACCACTGGTTGACGGAACGCGGTCTCGCACCGGTCGACGCCGGCATGCGGGAGATGTGCGCGACCCAACTACGCTCGCTGCGCGAACAGATCAGGTCGCTGTTCGCCGCTCGCGCCGAAGGGCTGGCTGCCCTCCCCGCCGCGATCAGGGCCGTCAACGACGCGATGACCCGCGTTCCCACCGCTCCGCTGCTGCAGTGGGACGACAAAACCGGCCCCTACCGCTCCACCCCGCACCCCACCACCGCGATCGTCGACCACGCCCTGGCCACCCTCGCCGCTGACGCCGCCGACCTGCTCACGGGCCCCGACGCGGACCGCCTCACCGCCTGCGGCTCCGCCCCCTGCAACCGCTACCTGCTCCGCCACGGCCGCCGCCACTGGTGCTCCACCCGCTGCGGCGACCGCGCACGCGCCGCCCGCGCCTACGCCCGCCGCACCGCCTCTCCCTGA
- a CDS encoding MBL fold metallo-hydrolase — MSSLPATAHPFPVRVFGGPTALFEYGGLRFLTDPTFDAPGDYARPDGRFLTKTAPSSGVPADLGSIDVVLLSHDEHPDNLDKSGRALLADVGLTLTTPGGGQRLKDGAKGLADWESVELNRPDGGTITVTGVPAIHGPGPREKVERVTGQVVGFVLTGEDLPTVYVSGDNASLDVVKEIAERFAPIDTALLFAGAPRFPELFANQLIVLSSAQAAEAAQLLGARRVIPVHYDSWAHFTEGHDELAAAFAAAGLADRLDWGRRG; from the coding sequence ATGTCTTCTCTTCCCGCAACCGCCCATCCCTTCCCGGTCCGGGTCTTCGGTGGCCCCACCGCCCTCTTCGAGTACGGCGGCCTGCGCTTCCTCACCGACCCGACCTTCGACGCCCCGGGCGACTACGCCCGTCCTGACGGCCGATTCCTCACCAAGACAGCCCCCTCCAGCGGGGTCCCCGCCGATCTCGGCTCCATAGACGTGGTTCTGCTGTCGCACGACGAGCATCCCGACAACCTGGACAAGTCCGGCCGGGCCCTGCTTGCCGACGTCGGGCTCACCCTCACCACCCCTGGCGGCGGGCAGCGCCTCAAGGACGGAGCCAAGGGTCTGGCCGACTGGGAATCCGTCGAACTGAACCGCCCTGACGGCGGCACGATCACCGTGACAGGAGTCCCCGCCATACACGGCCCCGGCCCGCGTGAGAAGGTCGAGCGCGTGACCGGACAGGTCGTCGGCTTCGTCCTGACCGGAGAGGACCTGCCGACCGTCTACGTCAGCGGCGACAACGCCTCCCTCGACGTGGTCAAGGAGATAGCCGAGCGCTTCGCCCCCATTGACACCGCACTCCTCTTCGCCGGCGCCCCCCGCTTCCCCGAACTCTTCGCCAACCAGTTGATCGTCCTGAGCAGCGCCCAGGCAGCCGAGGCGGCCCAACTCCTCGGCGCCCGCCGCGTGATCCCCGTCCACTACGACAGTTGGGCCCATTTCACGGAGGGCCATGACGAGTTGGCAGCCGCCTTCGCTGCCGCCGGTCTGGCCGACCGCCTGGACTGGGGCCGGCGAGGCTGA